A single window of Salvia splendens isolate huo1 chromosome 6, SspV2, whole genome shotgun sequence DNA harbors:
- the LOC121807718 gene encoding uncharacterized protein LOC121807718: protein MPDPEFRDRIGAESCLDLGSDVAAVRSRHRRPSAPEKKELPPPISWLVRADSHGSPMPWVMRKYYTSDGRLIIREERVRCHDYFVADRSDGRLVLNLVHVDDDDGVEESGGDVVEEEVRRPEIVNEAIDCDLSVDEAAAERYKYNGLGLKPCGGFVATVPVFTPPVHT from the coding sequence ATGCCAGATCCGGAATTCAGAGACCGCATCGGTGCCGAGAGCTGCCTAGATCTCGGATCGGACGTCGCCGCAGTCCGCAGCAGGCACAGGCGCCCCTCGGCGCCGGAGAAAAAGGAGCTTCCGCCGCCGATCTCGTGGCTGGTGCGCGCGGACAGTCACGGGTCGCCAATGCCGTGGGTGATGAGGAAGTACTACACGAGCGACGGGAGATTGATAATCAGAGAGGAGAGAGTGAGGTGCCATGACTATTTCGTCGCCGATCGATCGGATGGACGCCTCGTTCTCAACCTCGTCCACGTTGACGACGACGACGGCGTTGAGGAGAGCGGTGGCGAtgtggtggaggaggaggtCCGGCGTCCTGAAATCGTTAATGAGGCGATCGATTGTGATTTGAGTGTGGACGAAGCCGCGGCGGAGCGATATAAGTATAATGGATTGGGGTTGAAGCCCTGCGGTGGTTTTGTTGCGACGGTGCCGGTGTTTACTCCGCCGGTTCACACATGA
- the LOC121808592 gene encoding somatic embryogenesis receptor kinase 2-like: protein MCSLFEGVMERARRVFLVMLLLPHLKCIYANMEGDALHSLRTNLEDPNNVLQSWDPTLVNPCTWFHVTCNNDNSVIRVDLGNAALSGQLVTQLGLLKNLQYLELYSNNITGPIPSDLGNLTNLVSLDLYLNSFTGPIPATLGKLSKLRFLRLNNNSLTGPIPMQLTNISSLQVLDLSNNRLSGAVPDNGSFSLFTPISFANNVDLCGPVTGRPCPGSPPFSPPPPFVPPSPISYPGGNTAMGAIAGGVAAGAALLFAAPAIAFAWWRRRKPKEYFFDVPAEEDPEVHLGQLKRFSLRELQVATDSFSNKNILGRGGFGKVYKGRLADGTLVAVKRLKEERTPGGELQFQTEVEMISMAVHRNLLRLRGFCMTPTERLLVYPYMANGSVASCLRERPPNEPPLVWSARKCIALGSARGLSYLHDHCDPKIIHRDVKAANILLDEEFEAVVGDFGLAKLMDYKDTHVTTAVRGTIGHIAPEYLSTGKSSEKTDVFGYGIMLLELITGQRAFDLARLANDDDVMLLDWVKGLLKEKKVEMLVDPDLQKNYVEAEVEQLIQVALLCTQSSPMERPKMSDVVRMLEGDGLAEKWDEWQKVEVLRQELDLAPPHSTSDWILDSTENLHAVELSGPR, encoded by the exons atgtGTTCTTTGTTTGAGGGAGTGATGGAGAGAGCAAGGAGGGTGTTCTTGGTGATGCTGCTGCTGCCTCATTTGAAGTGCATTTATGCTAATATGGAAG GTGATGCTTTGCATAGTCTTAGAACAAACTTGGAGGATCCTAACAATGTGCTACAAAGCTGGGACCCCACGCTCGTCAACCCTTGCACATGGTTCCATGTTACCTGCAACAACGATAACAGTGTAATAAGAGT TGATCTCGGGAATGCTGCTTTATCTGGTCAATTGGTTACACAGCTTGGCTTGTTGAAGAATCTGCAGTATCT GGAGTTGTACAGTAACAACATAACTGGGCCGATACCAAGCGATCTTGGAAATCTTACTAATTTGGTGAGCTTGGATCTGTACTTGAACAGTTTCACTGGTCCCATTCCAGCCACGTTGGGCAAGCTGTCAAAATTACGATTCCT GCGGTTGAATAATAACAGCTTGACGGGTCCCATCCCCATGCAACTGACCAATATCTCGTCGCTTCAAGTTCT GGATCTATCAAACAATCGTCTCTCAGGGGCAGTTCCAGATAATGGTTCCTTTTCTTTGTTTACACCCATAAG TTTTGCAAATAACGTTGATCTCTGCGGCCCAGTTACTGGACGACCATGCCCTGGATCTCCCCCATTCTctccgccccctccgtttgtTCCACCATCCCCAATTTCTTATCCAG GAGGGAATACTGCAATGGGAGCCATTGCTGGAGGAGTTGCTGCAGGTGCGGCTCTCCTATTTGCTGCCCCTGCCATTGCCTTTGCATGGTGGCGTCGGAGAAAGCCAAAGGAGTACTTCTTTGATGTTCCAG CTGAGGAGGATCCCGAAGTCCATCTTGGACAGCTTAAACGATTCTCTCTACGAGAGTTGCAAGTTGCAACCGATAGTTTCAGCAACAAAAACATTTTGGGAAGAGGTGGCTTTGGCAAGGTATATAAAGGACGACTGGCAGACGGCACACTTGTTGCCGTCAAGCGGCTTAAAGAGGAGCGAACGCCCGGTGGAGAACTCCAATTCCAAACAGAGGTCGAGATGATTAGTATGGCAGTGCACCGTAATCTTCTTAGATTGCGTGGGTTTTGCATGACCCCTACTGAGCGTTTGCTCGTTTATCCGTATATGGCTAATGGAAGCGTCGCATCTTGCTTAAGAG AACGGCCACCAAATGAGCCACCACTCGTTTGGTCCGCAAGGAAGTGCATTGCTCTGGGATCTGCAAGAGGATTGTCTTACTTGCACGATCACTGCGACCCCAAGATTATTCATCGCGATGTCAAGGCTGCGAATATATTACTAGATGAAGAGTTTGAGGCAGTTGTCGGAGATTTTGGTTTGGCGAAACTCATGGATTACAAAGATACACACGTGACAACCGCTGTTCGTGGAACTATAGGACACATAGCTCCCGAGTACCTCTCCACTGGAAAATCCTCAGAGAAAACCGATGTTTTTGGATACGGAATCATGCTTCTTGAGCTGATCACGGGGCAGAGGGCATTTGATCTCGCTCGCCTTGCAAATGACGATGATGTCATGCTGCTCGAttgg GTGAAAGGGCTTCTAAAAGAGAAGAAAGTCGAAATGCTGGTCGATCCCGATTTGCAGAAGAACTACGTGGAAGCAGAGGTGGAGCAGCTAATACAGGTGGCTCTGCTGTGCACCCAGAGTTCACCGATGGAGCGGCCCAAGATGTCGGATGTGGTGAGAATGCTGGAAGGCGATGGGCTGGCTGAGAAGTGGGACGAGTGGCAGAAGGTGGAAGTGCTCCGGCAGGAGCTGGACCTTGCGCCTCCTCACTCGACCTCCGATTGGATCCTCGATTCGACCGAGAATTTGCATGCCGTTGAGTTATCAGGTCCAAGATGA
- the LOC121806825 gene encoding heavy metal-associated isoprenylated plant protein 24-like, producing the protein MGVSGTMEYLSDLLNSKKKKKKKQLATVAVKIRMDCDGCALKVKKALSGVKGAKSVDVDLKQQKATVYGYVDAKKVLAAAKSTGKKAEPWPYVPYTMVAHPYVAGVYDKKAPPNFVRATTDPEVAGLNPVEEQYTLMFSDENPNACFIM; encoded by the exons ATGGGAGTTTCAGGAACCATGGAATACTTGTCTGATCTGCTAaacagcaagaagaagaagaaaaagaagcagTTAGCCACAGTAGCTGTGAAGATCAGAATGGATTGCGATGGCTGTGCTCTCAAAGTCAAGAAAGCACTCTCCGGCGTTAAAG GTGCGAAATCGGTGGATGTGGACCTGAAGCAGCAGAAGGCCACGGTGTACGGTTACGTGGATGCTAAGAAGGTTCTAGCGGCGGCTAAGTCGACCGGAAAGAAGGCGGAGCCGTGGCCGTATGTGCCCTACACGATGGTGGCGCATCCGTACGTTGCCGGCGTCTATGACAAGAAGGCTCCCCCGAATTTCGTCAGGGCGACCACTGACCCGGAGGTGGCCGGCTTGAACCCGGTCGAGGAGCAGTATACTCTCATGTTTAGTGATGAGAATCCTAATGCTTGCTTTATTATGTAG
- the LOC121806551 gene encoding uncharacterized protein LOC121806551, whose product MDKLTADCPYPGCFFCVMKEGNPSKRRASVLKFFRELPSQDDDSQVLPISGLWNTAMAHPNDSEFIELGIFECMTALIWKGLKNRRWLSQDQNIYIPYYAAHIIGSYTMNMEEFAEMAVHAGVIPALVELLRGRLTWVEQRVAVRALGHLATYTSTFPALASHGEILELAMQLAASSLEIVYTHFYQYVDRRLSYHCDLLTRGMGGVEMESRKAEEWASQLQCWSLQLINCFAFKHEFLPTICKPEFLVKLPEMWGGLVNENSPAGIGLLRTICHHKLGRGPVASCPSIIEALCNIARSSDDWQYMAIDCIVALLQDPSTCLKVIDTALPALLDLAEITTLGEHKKLGDSIVNVLQECIQTHGIGRNSISSRAKEQAEELLNSREQLKWEKSMPKEDLHIKQAAALVVKLEGNSLFSSGDISGAALKYSEALALCPVRSKKERIVLYSNRAQCNLLLQQPMAAISDATRALCLQNPVNLHAKSLWRRAQAYDMLGFAKESLLDAILYINECSQSTDHDAASRQNKVPEYAERFVKKQIRAAWLFKDAAAKHGGVHCEGGASDVCNQETDDSEWETASESDMGDGEKVRLADNLKSENRRKDRLTKASKKDMKQGYNLQLSEDEA is encoded by the exons ATGGATAAATTAACTGCCGACTGTCCATATCCTGGATGCTTCTTTTGTGTAATGAAGGAAGGAAACCCAAGCAAGCGCAGAGCCAGCGTGCTAAAATTCTTCCGAGAACTTCCTTCACAGGATGACGATAGTCAAGTCCTTCCCATCAGTGGCCTTTGGAACACGGCAATGGCACATCCTAATGATTCTGAGTTTATCGAGCTTGGTATTTTCGAATGCATGACAGCACTCATCTGGAAGGGCCTTAAGAATCGCCGTTGGCTGTCTCAAGACCAGAATATATACATACCTTACTATGCAGCGCACATAATTGGATCGTACACTATGAACATGGAAGAGTTTGCTGAAATGGCTGTGCACGCGGGGGTTATCCCAGCATTGGTTGAACTTCTGAGAGGAAGGTTAACTTGGGTCGAGCAGAGAGTAGCAGTACGAGCTCTAGGTCACTTAGCTACGTACACCAGCACCTTCCCTGCTCTAGCAAGCCACGGGGAGATCCTGGAGCTTGCTATGCAGCTAGCAGCAAGTTCACTAGAAATCGTGTATACTCACTTTTACCAGTATGTCGACAGAAGGCTTAGTTATCACTGTGATCTTCTTACACGTGGCATGGGTGGCGTTGAAATGGAGTCACGGAAGGCTGAAGAATGGGCTAGTCAGCTGCAGTGCTGGTCTCTTCAGCTGATCAATTGCTTTGCCTTTAAACATGAATTTCTTCCTACTATATGCAAACCGGAATTTTTAGTAAAGCTTCCTGAAATGTGGGGAGGACTAGTTAACGAAAACTCTCCTGCTGGAATTGGGTTATTGCGAACAATCTGTCATCATAAATTGGGTAGGGGCCCGGTGGCTAGCTGTCCTAGTATTATAGAGGCCCTGTGTAATATAGCACGATCATCAGATGATTGGCAGTATATGGCGATCGACTGTATAGTTGCGTTGCTTCAGGATCCAAGTACCTGCCTTAAG GTGATTGATACAGCCCTGCCTGCACTACTTGACCTCGCGGAAATAACTACATTAGGGGAGCACAAAAAGCTTGGAGATTCAATTGTTAATGTGCTTCAGGAATGTATCCAGACACACGGAATAGGACGCAATTCAATCAGTAGTCGTGCAAAAGAACAGGCTGAGGAGTTGCTAAATTCACGAGAACAATTGAAATGGGAAAAAAGTATGCCAAAAGAGGATCTCCACATCAAACAGGCAGCTGCCTTAGTGGTTAAATTGGAAGGAAATTCATTGTTTTCATCTGGTGATATTTCCGGTGCTGCTTTGAAGTATTCAGAAGCATTGGCTTTGTGCCCGGTCCGGTCTAAAAAGGAAAGGATAGTCTTGTACAGTAATCGAGCCCAGTGCAATCTCTTACTGCAGCAACCCATGGCTGCTATAAGTGATGCCACCCGAGCGCTCTGTCTTCAGAATCCAGTAAACCTTCACGCGAAAAGCTTGTGGAGACGAGCGCAGGCCTATGACATGCTTGGATTTGCAAAAGAGAGCTTGTTGGATGCTATTCTGTACATAAATGAGTGCTCTCAGTCGACTGATCATGATGCAGCCTCAAGACAAAATAAGGTTCCTGAGTATGCTGAGCGATTTGTTAAGAAACAAATACGTGCTGCCTGGTTATTTAAAGATGCTGCTGCTAAACATGGGGGTGTCCACTGTGAAGGTGGTGCAAGTGATGTTTGCAACCAAGAGACTGATGATTCCGAATGGGAAACAGCAAGCGAAAGCGATATGGGAGATGGTGAAAAGGTCAGATTGGCTGACAATCTGAAGAGCGAAAACAGGAGAAAAGATAGACTCACTAAAGCTTCAAAGAAAG ACATGAAGCAAGGTTACAATTTGCAGCTCTCCGAGGATGAAGCATAA